The Pseudodesulfovibrio sediminis genome includes the window CCGGCTTTTTTTCATGTGGTCCTCGACTCAAGATAAATACAGATAAAGACCACAAGGAGAAACGATATGTTCAGACAATCGCCAAATTACAAAGAAGATCTTTCTATGCTTCTTACCGAACAGACAGCCCCGGAAGGATACGACCACCACGAATGGTTCAACCTAGATAAGCCCAAAGCCCCCAATCCAACCGAATATTGCAAAACGGTATTAAATGAATTGAAAAAGAAGCTCGGATAACTTCACAACAAAGATAAGCCTTGTAGGAACTACAGGGCTTTTTTTTATCCAAAAATAAAATGTAAAAAAGTGTTCTCAGAATACAATTTTGAGCGAATTGGAACACTCCATATGTATAAATAATATTACAATGCCAAAAGAAAAGAAACTGAAATCAAGTATTACATTTACTAAGGATAATTATGAATATGCTAAGAGCACCGGAAATATTTCAGGGTATGTAAACGAGCTAATTCAAGCCGATAGAACAACCGGGATTTTTATCCGAAACGCTTTCAAAGAAGTTATTGCAAAAAAACTAAAAGAAAAAATTATGGAGAACTTACAAGATGTTTTTAAATCACATAGAAAAAACTAACAAACCAATTCCATCTGTTACCGATAAAGTAGCGGATTCTGCCGTTGATGAAACACGCCGTGAACGAATCAAAGAGAAGATCAAGCTTCGCAATCTTGTACGTGAGTATCACGAGGCCGAAGGCGAGGAGAAAGAGCAGGCTTTTCAAATCCTACGGGACCATCTTTTAATAACACCAGACGCGCCAGACGTAACCGAGGAAGTTCTTACTTCGGACATTTCAGCCGCCGTTGTACGTATCCGAGCTGATGACGATAAGATTAACAATTTCTGGAAACGCCAAATGAAGAAAAGCAAGGACTCCGACAACCCAAACGATGCACTGATTTACGATATAGCTGATATTTCTCTTAAGCTTCGCCAGACACATTTAGAACTGCTTGAAGAGATGAACCTGCACCCCAAACAAGCCGAACAAATGGTTCTCAGAATGTCAGTATTGGCTTACTTTAAGCTCCTAGAAAAGCATCTATAAGATTTTAAAATGATTCCATTTTATTAATGGCAGAGTGATCTCCTCACTCAATGTAAAAAGAAGTCTCCCTTTTTTTTGAAAAAAAATATTGGGGAGGCTTCGCCTTTTTGCGGCTACAAGATCAGCATGAACAGCTCTATCTCCTCCACCCCATTTGGCCTAAGCCTTCACCCGCTCTTCGGCCTTTCGACTGAATTCATCACACGACTATCCTAATCCGATTTTAGCCAAGTCACTGTGTAGTAATGCTCGTTGATAATGTTCTTCGTTAGCAGACAGCCATTTCGCAGATGGTTTAAACAACTTGCTATAGTCGATAATTAAACAGGCAATTACAAAACGGACCATTTTCAAAGGTAAGCCGCACATTTGCCGTTGAGCAACGATATCGTTATGCGATGTATAGATTTGGCATACTGCGGTTCTACCAGAATGGGCATGCTCACAGAAAAATTTATATGTGTACTTAAACCCATTTGACAGCTCCGAAGCAACAATCAAGTCATTCCATTGTGGTCGTACCCCATGATTCTGTTTCAGCCTCTTCAGATAACTATCCCGCTTTCCCGCAGACATTCTTTTCCATTCAGCACTTCGCTTGATCTTCCTCATTAGTTCTTGATTGTGCGTCTTCTCAGCGGCCATCACCGGATCGTTTTCATCTTTCAAAGAAGAAAACTTCAACCTCAGATTTGACCCGGTTAGCCTCCACGAAAGATAGGTAAGGTTGCGTTCTGAAATCGATTTCGGCGAAATAAATAGCCAGAAAAAAACCAAATAGGTCTCAATACTAGACCGAGCGAGAGCAATTATTGACGAATAATCACAAAAAGAGAGCGACAAACCATCAAGCTCTATTAAATCCGTAGATTGAAAGATTTTATTCATTGATACAGCATGATTGAGGAGTTTAATTGAAAGGAAATGTGCATCATTATACATTCCGTATAACCCTGTACCTTGCCCTCTGTTAGCCTCAATTACTCCAGCCAACGTTTTGTTAATTTGACTAAACGACCGCACTAGATTGTCCATATAACTATCCATTCAATGCCTCTCTTTCATGATGCTACTGGATAATAGGCCACGACCAAATCGACCATTACCGTCTGAGCTTATTCCGCAATGCAAAAGCGAATAAAGCGGCCAACAATGGCATAACCAATCGTGTTACACCTATAAGAATGGTTTCAGCCCAACCAGCAACAGGCTTGAAGGGAATGGACGAGTATTTGAAAAGCAACGAATTCATGACCAGCGTTCTAAAGACATGGCCAGCATTGGCAAGAGCATTGTCTGCTGTGAGACTTAGCCCTTGAATGACCATGCCTTCGTCGTTCTGGATTCCTCCAAATCCTAAAAGACACCAAGTCAGCACAAACACCAACAGAAAGCTCATAAGCGCCCAATTGTGCTTTTCCCCGTATCCGCTTAATCGCCAGTACCACCACGTTGCATTGTAAAGCCTACTGAAAAGAAAGTGACGAATCTTCATTTTCAACAAATAAACCGATGAAATCAGAGTGTTGCTTGATCCGTTGTTTAGCTCTTTAAACCTAGTGTATGCTTGCTTGTCTCTCGATCTGTACTTGGCCCGTTGAGCTTCCCTTTCCAAAAAGTGCCACTCAGAATATTTGACCCTATCCGCACTGTCTTCCGCTGCCTTTTTCATGGAACGAAAAATGTTTTCCCTTTGAAGAAAATATGCGTGATCAGCATCTTTTTCTAAGAAATCAAACAGGCGAAATTCTGTTCCTGAAAAAGAAACATGGTTAAAACTTGGCACACCATGCATTTTAATTGAGTTAGGCTTTGCAACTTCACACGAGGTAAAAACAGAATGTCTATGAAAATGAACCTTTGAGAAATCGGCACCTTTTAAAAATAACGATCCAGAAAAATCTAAGCCGCGAGTTATAGCCTTAGAAAAATAGAAATGCCCTTCAAATATCTTATTTTGTAAATCTAACTTATTTTCAAAACACGCTCCGTGAAAATTTATTGCAGGAAGGTAGGTAAAATCAGGAAAGACAAAACGACTATGAAAAAATGCCCCACTGAGGTTACATACTTTCTTCTGTTCGACTGCTTCTTCAATTTTATCACGAACCAGCTGATTCAAGCGATCACTAGCCTTATCGACCCTGTCTTTTAAAGCAGGATCATTGAAACCACCAATTTCGTCATCGCCTTTTTTACCTTTATTGTTGTTCCTTTGATGAAAGAGGCATAGACCCCTGCCATCATTTTGGACTTCAACAATTTCTTCATCTGTTTCCCACTCGAATTCATCACATCTATAGCAACGCATCACGACCTCTTTAGCCTGTAGATATAGGGTGTAAGGTATAGGATAGGAGGGACTTGAGCAAGCAACGTAAAAACGGATTCTATCGGCGTAGTCAGCTACACAATGTCCACAGCATCTTTACTGGCCATCCTCAAAGAATCGTCAATCAAATGCGCGTGCTCTTTCAGTACAGGTGTTTCAAGTTTAATGCCCCATATTGAATCCGCTTCATAGCCTCATTGAGTACCCCCAATTCATAGCCGCTGCCATATCTAGCCGCCATGCCTCTCTCCCTATGGCCCTGAATGGCATCCATGACTTCTTTGGGGACACCAGAAGCTCGACATGCATCCTCAAAACAATGCCGAAAACTATGGAAACAATTCTTCCCGTGCTTCACCCCAACAACTTTAAAGAACCGCTGGAAGTGCGCTGAAGCATTCTTTGACCAATACCCTTCACTACTCATCTTCAGGTCAGGGAAGAATCTTTCTTGGCCCTCGGCTCTGAGTCTCTTAACATACATCTTGAAGCCGAGTCGGAACAACTCTGCATGAACGGGTATCTGCCTTTCAGAGTGGGCGGTCTTGAGGCTCATATCCTCCCGGTTGGCGTGGATGTCAAAGAAGGTAATCCCCTGCTTTTCCCGCACGTCCTCGGTGTAAAGCTGGCACATCTCACCCAGCCTCATACCAGTGAACAGACCGATCAGGGGAATCCAGTAGCGATACGAATCTCTCAATGAGTATGTGCCGGGATTCCTCCAGCCTTTGTACGACCTACAGCCAGTGAAGGTGGGAGCCTTGAAAATGATGTTTAGTTCCTCTGTGGTGAATGGGTCACGGTCCTTTTTTGGGTTTACTTTGATCTTGTACGCCATTCCATCCAATGGATTCGACGGTTCCTCATCGTAGTTCCTGCTTATCCATTTCCAAAGAGCCGAGGCTCCAATAATGTACTTGTTCACATTGGCCCTCGACATAAGCTCTAAACCCATGGATTCAGCTGCTTGGGGTATGTTTTGAACTGAAAACCCCTTCAATTCTTTGAATTTATCAACGTTCTTAGGGAATTTTGACATGACATCCCTGAACTTCCTACCATCGGCCTTGGTGTACTGATCAATAGGCCTGTCTCCCACAATGGTTATGAAGCGATCAGTCCAAGCCTGGTTCTGGTCGGTTGTACGTTTTGTCCATCCACCTTCAATGGCTTTCATCTTGAACCACTCATCGCGGACCTTAGAAAGCAATGGTGAACGTGTTTCAGGCTTGGCTACTGTGGTGTCACCGATTATATTCTTAGTCTTAAGAGCTGGTTCACCTTTAAGCATACGACGATGGGCTTCAAATTTTTCATCCACTTTCACGGCAGCAATACGAAGCAACCTCAATGCCTTATCGTAGTCCTTTGTCATGAGAGAGAATGTTTCTTCCGTCTTGGGGTAGGTTCCCTTGATATCAACAGGGATTTTGGCACGGTGATAGTAAGTTGCGCCACGGCGAAAAAGTCGAGTTTGTCCAGCCATTATTACGACCTCGGTGTAACAGTTTGGTGTAACAAGGCCACAAAAAAAGGCCTTGAACCTTAGTAAGTTACTAAGAATCAAGACCTAAATTTTTCCTGGTCGGGGCGAAGAGATTTGAACTCCCGGCATCCTGCTCCCAAAGCAGGCGCGCTACCAGACTGCGCCACGCCCCGTCAGATTCGTGAGGATTCTCACTGGCAGCGATACTTTCGTACTTCGCCGCCGAAGGGATGAATTACCTACTGCAAAAGACTCGCCTTAGCAAGTGCCGTGTCACGTTCAATGCAATATCTTTGTTCCCGGCTGAACCACAGGCGTCTCTGCAACCCATGTCCCCAGGCACCCCATCGATCTCGACACACATTGTTATTGATGAAATGCGATCACATGCACATATTCTCAGAAACGACTTGTGTTTTTATAAATAGTAATTATTATCGCTTCAGTCGTGAGAGCACAGTCGTCAATCCGCCATGTAACGAATTAAACGGAGACTGCCGTGGCTGCAGCAAAAAACAGGATGTGAACGGCCCGGCCCCGCTCTTGTGGGCAGAGCCTGGGAGGAATGGAACGTCGAACAGGCTTTCGAGGAGAAATAAATGACGACGACCCAGCCCTCAGGCATATGACTGGAGGGCCTTTGTATGAACAACAGGAGGAATCATGAATTGTCTTTACGCCTTTAACGGCGAACTTATGTGTTTTGTCCACGTCCTGCTCAATGCCTTGGACATGAAGGAAAAAGGAACGGAAGCCGTTATCGTGCTCGAGGGCGCTTCCGTCAAGCTCATCCCCATGCTCGAAGACAAGGACAACCCGTTTTCACCCCTGTACTTCAAAGCCAAGGAAGCCGGACTCATTGACGGCGCATGCAAGGCGTGCTCTGCCAAGCTCGGCGTGCTCGACGCGGTCAAGGAAGCGGGCATCACCCTGTTGGACGACATGGCAGGCCACCCTTCCATCGACGCATACCAAAAAAGAGGATATACGGTTATTACTTTCTAAATCAGTATATTCATGTCGATTTATAGAACCACGGAGAATAATCTCCGTGGTTTCGCAGTTTAGAGCTCTGGACATTCAGTGGAGAATCACCTAAGCCAGAACCGTTTTAGGGAAGCAACCGGGACCGCTATGCAAACGTCAATGTGTACCGATCCTGATTACGGCAGCGCAGACTCTCAACCTCGGCTCTGCCTTTTTTACCCGTCTCTGACGGGAGACTCGCAACTTTCATAGGTGATACACAATGGCTCAACGTGAACAATGGGGTTCCCGTGCCGGCTTCGTGCTGGCCGCGGTTGGCTCCGCTATCGGTCTGGGAAATATCTGGCGTTTTCCGTACATGGCATATGAGAACGGCGGCGGCGCCTTCCTCATTCCCTACATCTTCGCCCTGCTTACCGCAGGTATTCCCTTCATGATTCTCGAATTCGGCATGGGCCACAAATTCCGTGGCTCCGCGCCCAAAGTCTTCCGCTCCCTCAACGCCAAATGGGAATGGATAGGCTGGATGCAGGTCGTGGTGGCGCTGGTCATTTCCATATACTATGTGGCTGTCATCGGCTGGACCATCAACTATACCGGCTTCGCCTTCAGCCAGGCATGGGGCAGTGACCCGAAAGGGTTCTTCTTTGGGGATTACCTCGGTCTGACCGGCTCTCCCTTTGAGCTGGGCGGCATCCGTCTGCCCATCCTGGCCGCCTGTACCCTGGCCTGGGGCATCACATGGCTCGCCATCACCTCCGGGGTGCGCAAAGGGATCGAACGCGCATGCAAGGTCCTGATCCCCCTGCTCTTCGTCCTCGTGCTGGTACTCATCGCCCGTGTAGTCACCCTGCCTGGCGCCATGACAGGCCTGAACTTCCTGTTTCAACCCGATTTCAGCAAACTCCTGGACTTCTCTGTTTGGGCTGACGCTTATGGCCAGATATTCTTCTCACTGTCCATCGGCTTCTCCATCATGCTGGCCTACTCCAGCTACCTGCCCAAGGACTCGGATATCAACAACAACGCGGCCATCACCGTATTCATCAACTGCGGCTTCTCCATGCTCGCAGGCGTCATGATCTTCTCCGTGCTGGGCAACATGGCCCATGCTACCGGTCAGGCGGTTTCCGATGTTGCAGGCGCAGGCGTCGGCCTGGCTTTCGTCACCATTCCGGCAGCCATCAACACCATGCCTGCTCCTATCTTCGTGGGGACGCTCTTCTTCCTCTGCCTGACCATGGCCGGTATCAGCTCCCACATCTCCATCGTGGAAGCGGTCAGCTCCGCCTTTATCGACAAATTCGAATGGAGCCGCAAAAAAACCGCCAGCCTGGTCTGTGCCTTCGGATTCGCCATGACCCTCATCTTCACCACCGGCGGCGGCCTGCTCATCCTTGATATCGTGGATCATTTCATCAACAACCTGTGCATCCTCGGACTGGCACTGGTCGAAATCAGCCTCATGAGCTACATTGTCGGCCTTAATGAAATCAAGACCCACGTCAATGCCACCTCGGATTTCTCTGTGGGCACTGCCTGGAAGGTCTTCCTCATGCTCGTAACCGTGGCCATCCTCGGCTACACCTTTGTCATGAATATCATCACAGACTACGGCACCCCCTACGGAGGCTACTCCACTCAGGATCTGATCTCCCTTGGCTGGTCGATCCTGCCTGTGGCCTTTATCCTTTCCCTGGTCCTGAACAAGCGACAGGCTGCACGCAGCTTTGCCCGCATCAAATAGGAGACAGTATGTCCACATTCGCAATCATCATGATGATCCTCGGCCTTGGTGTGACCTGGGGCGGCGCTGCATTTTGCATCCGTCTGGCCATACAGAAACAAGGCCGCTAGACCGCATACCATCACTCACAAAAAAGGGGCGACATCATACTGATGTCGCCCCTTTTTCATAGTCAACAACCATTTTCCCAACAGGATTATTGACATACTTTTCAAATGAATTGTACATTTGAGCCTGCTCTGGCACAAAAGGGTCTCTTTTGTGCGTATTGACGCTTCCCCCTTTTCATAAGCTCCGTAGTTTTACTGGATTCACCTTTATTCAGTCGGGGAAACACCATGCCAATGACCAGAGCCTTGCTTTACTACCTTGTCTACTTTTCGATTTTCACCATTCTCGCCGTAACCCTGTGAAAACCATTAGAAGAATTGGGAGTACCAAATCAGGACCTGCCAATCCTTCTTTCCTGGATGATGACAATTATTTTCATGATAATGACCTTGATCCTCACCGTCATTGCCCCTGAAAAACCATTTGCCTTTACCAGTAAAGCCCGTCGATTAACACATTTCTGCGTATATGTTGGCCTATTTACCCTGTTGGCCTGCATTCTCCCCATCTTCCCAGCCAAGAAAAATCTGGATTATACCTGGGCAGCTGGCTTGGCACCACTCGCCCTCTTTCCTTTGATGGTTCAATCCATACGCCCTCCGATCAAACTGATTGCCATCCCCAAGTCGCGCGACAGTCGATGGCGGCACCTCAAATACAGCGGCATATACTCCCTCGTTTTGCTCCTTTTAGGCATAGCAGTAGCCGCCTATGCCATGACCATCGGACCAAAGCGTATTGATTCAGCTAATTTTACTGTGCTTATATATGCCACTGCGGCTATTCTTTACGGAGTTCATTTGATCCTGCTCCACCGAATCATCGTGATCAAGCCACACTCTCGGTTTGACGCAATGCCTGCTATGGCCCGCTACAAAAGGCTGGCTGCCTATATCATTACCTATGCTGCCATCGACATACTTGGACCCTGGATTATTTCGGAATACTGGCAGTGGCAGTCTGACATTTTTGCCAATTGCTCTCTAGCCATCGTTATTACCTTCTTTTTCTGTGCGGCATATGGGACTGATGGGACGCCGTTCAAGGGCGTAACCATCTTCTCAGGACCGATTCAGGCACATAAAGAGGGGGCGAATAGCTCAATCAGACGCCGTCTCAAGGAGATTCACGCGAATACTGAAGTATAGTTGGCCGGACATTCAGGGGGAAAAAAATCAGATATACCTGTACATCACCATGAAGTGACACGCGCTGCCGCCAATGACGAACAGATGAAAAATCTCATGAAACCCAAAATGACCGGGAAGCGGGTTGGGCCATTTGATCGCATAGATAACCGCACCTATGGAGTAACTCAGTCCGCCAGCCACCAGCCAGCCAAGGGCCGGACCTGGTAGAGACAGATAGAGCGGATAGGCACCCACCAGGATCAGCCACCCCATGCCGAGATAGATACCCGTGGAAAGCCAACGCGGTGCGGTCAGCCAAAAAACTTTCATGACGATGCCTGACAGGGCCAGCCCCCAGATGACACCAAAGATGGACCAGCCCCATGGGCCACGCAGGGGGATGAGACAAATGGGGGTGTAGGTGGCTGCGATATAGAAGAAGATCATGGAGTGATCCACTCGTCGCAGAAAACGCACCTTGTCCTCGGAGACCGGTAGCCAGTGGTAAAGCGTGCTGGCCGTGTACAGCAGCACCATGCCCCCGCCAAAAATGGAAAAGGTCACGATATGCCACGGCATGGCCGGACTGACCGAACGCAGAATCAACAGGACCGTACCGAAAATGGCCAGCGCCGCTGCTATACAATGAGTCAGTCCGCTCATGGGATCACGAAGGGAAATGGCCACAGATGCTCCACGGTAAAAGATACACCGATCATACAGGATACACCAGTCCACAGGGATAAACAAGCGTTTCACCCCCTCCAGGATCAACAACAGCGCACGCTGATCAGGGCCGGGTACGCCCCAATGGAGTCGGGACAAAATGGCCGCAGGTTGCTGTGTCGCTCAGCAGGTCTGCCAGTGTGAACGTATTCAACCGATCATACATGGCGTCCGCAGCTTCCTGCCACAACCTGCGGGTGAGGCAGACATCAAGGCGGTCACAATCCTTTTCATCACTGCGGCATTCCACCAGGGAATCGTCGCCTTCCAGGGCGTACACGACCCGTCCAATGGATATCTCCTCTGGAGGAACAGCCAGTGAGTGCCCGCCGTGGGGCCCCCGTTTGGAAGTGACAAACCCGATATCTTTCAACTTGCGGATGAGCTTTTCCAGATACTTTGCGGAAACGCCCTGTCGATCTGCAATATCATGAATGCGGACAGGTCCTTCCTGACAATGCTGTGCAATGTCGATCATCATTCGTGTGCCGTAACGGCTTCGTGTGGTCAGTTTCATATGAACCTCTTGATTCATCTCTATGTTGTATGCGTGACCGCCTCTTCCACGACAAGGCGGTCGTTCAGAAAAAATTCTTCAGCATCCCGAAGTAACCAAGGACAACAACAATTTTGGCAAGTACAGCCCACGCCTTTTGACCTTGATACCATTGGAACTACGCCAGATGGCAACGGAAATGAAGATCCAATAGACAAGACTCAACAGAAGAAAGAACAGTATGCTCAGTGCGGTCAATCTGTTTTGGGCAACAACAACGCTCAACAACAGTATGATAACATTCAAAAAAAACAGTACCGACGACCCCATAAATCCAATAGGTTTGAGCCAACGGGAACTCACCGCGCCATAGAGCCTTGATCTTGTCTATTTTACCTCCGACGCATAATTCACCTACTTTTCATAGGAGAATTATCATAAAAAAAAGGGCGCGACAACAATTCACGCCCTTAAAAGTCTGATTTAGGGCAAATTACTTTCCCTGACGCCGCCCTTTCATGTATGCGGCGACACCGAACAAACCGATAATCCAACCTATTCCGCCGATAATCTCAGTCATTGAAGGCCCGGCATCGTGCATCTCGGCAAGCATGCGCTTCACTGGCTCCAACTCCCGATGCACGATCTTCTCCACTTCAGAGGAGCCAACAGAAGACGTCACGGCTGTCGGTTGGACAGCGGCAGGGTCTTTTGCCGAGGCCGCTGGGGCCGTATCAGTACCATACTCCGCATACTTGACGACCCACTCTGCCTGATGACCGGTACCGGCCTTGAGCAGCAGACGCAGATCCATGTGATTCGCATGGGCCGCCTCGGGAATTTCGAAATCAAATCGTCCCTGCTGATTGGTAGAACCGCTGAGCAACAGGGTGCCTGTGGCAACGTCATAGACCTCGACGATCCCGTCGTACACGCGCTTGCTCTTGCTGTACCCGCTGTCCGTGACCACGGTGTTGCCTTCGACATAGGCGAAAATATTTACTTTATGCGCTTCGGATACCGCTGCCAGAAACAGGGTGACGGCCATTGCCAGACAAATGGAAAGAATCAGACGTTTCATGCAGCAAGCACCTCCGGCTTGACTTTGGCGAGAAATCCATACGCGAACCCGGTAATAACCCCCTCAACAACCATGATGGGCAGGTGGGCGTAAAACAAAACCTTGGCGGCATTCACAAAGGCATCTCCAGACAGTGCCAACGCACTGGCTGTAAGGACTGTACTGAGTAACATGGCCAAAAAACCGCAGGAGAAGGCAGCAATAAACTTGCTCCCGGTCCCCTTTGCGAGCATGGGCCGAAATAGATAAAAACAGATCACCGCAGGTGCGGCCATGGTGAAACAATTGAGTCCCAGCACGGTCAATCCCCCAAACTGGAACAACACGGCCTGGAGCGTCAGCGCCACCAGAATGGACGGGAACGCGCCCCACCCGAGGATCACGCCGAGCAGGCCGCCGAGGATTAGATGACCGTTGGCCGGTCCGATGGGCACATGGATAAGTGAGGCGACAAAAAAGGCGGCTGACAATATGGCCACTGACATGAGCTCGTCATAGTCGATTTTCTTGAGCCCGATGGCAGTTCCAGCCACGGTCAGAGCCGCTCCTCCCAGGAGCACGGGTCCGGACAAGACCCCTTCTGATATATGCATTTATTCCTGCTTTTTCTGTATGTCGCGCCACGAGAACGAGTGCGATTACAGGGCGTTTTTAAGTCGTGTTAACATTTTCAAATCCGTATACACCCTGTGACAGCATTTTTCAAGGGGTGTTCACTGTTCTGAACGCTATCCGCCCCGGTTGCCAACACCCTGTATTTTCGGCACTGTTGGGAGCCTACAAACATCCAATGGGAGCACGCATGTCCGTTATCATTCGCAAGAGCCTTCTGGAGCTTATATTTTCCGGCGCATTCATGAAGCGGTGGAACGACAAGCTGCGGCCCATGGAGCTGGTGGAAGTGGACAAGCAGGGACACAAGATGATTGTGGCCTGGCTGCTTTTCCTGCTCAACTCCCACGATCTGGACGTGGCCCGAAAGCGCGCCCTGGGCGAAGCGATCATCGAAGGCGGTATCTATGACTATCTTTTCAGACTGGTCATCACGGACATCAAGCCGCCGGTGTTTTATCGCATCAAGGAAAACCCCGAAGACTACAAGACACTGTCCAAGTGGGTGCTTGATCAGCTCCGCCCCCGGATCATGCCGTTGGGTGAAGAGTT containing:
- a CDS encoding DUF5677 domain-containing protein; this translates as MDSYMDNLVRSFSQINKTLAGVIEANRGQGTGLYGMYNDAHFLSIKLLNHAVSMNKIFQSTDLIELDGLSLSFCDYSSIIALARSSIETYLVFFWLFISPKSISERNLTYLSWRLTGSNLRLKFSSLKDENDPVMAAEKTHNQELMRKIKRSAEWKRMSAGKRDSYLKRLKQNHGVRPQWNDLIVASELSNGFKYTYKFFCEHAHSGRTAVCQIYTSHNDIVAQRQMCGLPLKMVRFVIACLIIDYSKLFKPSAKWLSANEEHYQRALLHSDLAKIGLG
- a CDS encoding site-specific integrase; its protein translation is MAGQTRLFRRGATYYHRAKIPVDIKGTYPKTEETFSLMTKDYDKALRLLRIAAVKVDEKFEAHRRMLKGEPALKTKNIIGDTTVAKPETRSPLLSKVRDEWFKMKAIEGGWTKRTTDQNQAWTDRFITIVGDRPIDQYTKADGRKFRDVMSKFPKNVDKFKELKGFSVQNIPQAAESMGLELMSRANVNKYIIGASALWKWISRNYDEEPSNPLDGMAYKIKVNPKKDRDPFTTEELNIIFKAPTFTGCRSYKGWRNPGTYSLRDSYRYWIPLIGLFTGMRLGEMCQLYTEDVREKQGITFFDIHANREDMSLKTAHSERQIPVHAELFRLGFKMYVKRLRAEGQERFFPDLKMSSEGYWSKNASAHFQRFFKVVGVKHGKNCFHSFRHCFEDACRASGVPKEVMDAIQGHRERGMAARYGSGYELGVLNEAMKRIQYGALNLKHLY
- a CDS encoding cytoplasmic protein — encoded protein: MNCLYAFNGELMCFVHVLLNALDMKEKGTEAVIVLEGASVKLIPMLEDKDNPFSPLYFKAKEAGLIDGACKACSAKLGVLDAVKEAGITLLDDMAGHPSIDAYQKRGYTVITF
- a CDS encoding sodium-dependent transporter; translated protein: MAQREQWGSRAGFVLAAVGSAIGLGNIWRFPYMAYENGGGAFLIPYIFALLTAGIPFMILEFGMGHKFRGSAPKVFRSLNAKWEWIGWMQVVVALVISIYYVAVIGWTINYTGFAFSQAWGSDPKGFFFGDYLGLTGSPFELGGIRLPILAACTLAWGITWLAITSGVRKGIERACKVLIPLLFVLVLVLIARVVTLPGAMTGLNFLFQPDFSKLLDFSVWADAYGQIFFSLSIGFSIMLAYSSYLPKDSDINNNAAITVFINCGFSMLAGVMIFSVLGNMAHATGQAVSDVAGAGVGLAFVTIPAAINTMPAPIFVGTLFFLCLTMAGISSHISIVEAVSSAFIDKFEWSRKKTASLVCAFGFAMTLIFTTGGGLLILDIVDHFINNLCILGLALVEISLMSYIVGLNEIKTHVNATSDFSVGTAWKVFLMLVTVAILGYTFVMNIITDYGTPYGGYSTQDLISLGWSILPVAFILSLVLNKRQAARSFARIK
- a CDS encoding MetS family NSS transporter small subunit, with translation MSTFAIIMMILGLGVTWGGAAFCIRLAIQKQGR
- the trhA gene encoding PAQR family membrane homeostasis protein TrhA encodes the protein MAISLRDPMSGLTHCIAAALAIFGTVLLILRSVSPAMPWHIVTFSIFGGGMVLLYTASTLYHWLPVSEDKVRFLRRVDHSMIFFYIAATYTPICLIPLRGPWGWSIFGVIWGLALSGIVMKVFWLTAPRWLSTGIYLGMGWLILVGAYPLYLSLPGPALGWLVAGGLSYSIGAVIYAIKWPNPLPGHFGFHEIFHLFVIGGSACHFMVMYRYI
- a CDS encoding RrF2 family transcriptional regulator, producing MKLTTRSRYGTRMMIDIAQHCQEGPVRIHDIADRQGVSAKYLEKLIRKLKDIGFVTSKRGPHGGHSLAVPPEEISIGRVVYALEGDDSLVECRSDEKDCDRLDVCLTRRLWQEAADAMYDRLNTFTLADLLSDTATCGHFVPTPLGRTRP
- the cbiM gene encoding cobalt transporter CbiM, with product MHISEGVLSGPVLLGGAALTVAGTAIGLKKIDYDELMSVAILSAAFFVASLIHVPIGPANGHLILGGLLGVILGWGAFPSILVALTLQAVLFQFGGLTVLGLNCFTMAAPAVICFYLFRPMLAKGTGSKFIAAFSCGFLAMLLSTVLTASALALSGDAFVNAAKVLFYAHLPIMVVEGVITGFAYGFLAKVKPEVLAA